One segment of Anser cygnoides isolate HZ-2024a breed goose chromosome 5, Taihu_goose_T2T_genome, whole genome shotgun sequence DNA contains the following:
- the LOC136790903 gene encoding nuclear pore complex protein Nup153-like isoform X2 produces MVNCLVCLTEGPTPVTSSSASAFSAPSGEFLDLDKFKKPEGSWDWETCLVQNKAEATKCVACESAKPSTKAELKECSGAESAAASQFILGRTEEKQDSVTTAAPRGYAYVRFGEQGDQMRALQDCQNAPGLGGKGIRLSIGISKRLKAELQRYQSYNYNDYCQDYQNYYSQRSYDAYADYNYSSYAPYDSMQAVGDCSLGDSLMAPAVFEESSVMTAIGDDLITDGNKGSIIVT; encoded by the exons ATGGTTAACTGTCTTGTTTGTCTCACAGAGGGTCCAACACCTGTGACCAGTAGCAGtgcatctgcattttctgctccttctggaGAATTTCTGGATTTAGACAAATTCAAGAAGCCTGAAGGAAGCTGGGATTGGGAGACCTGCTTggttcaaaacaaagcagaggccACGAAGTGTGTAGCCTGTGAAAGTGCAAAGCCAAGCACCAAAGCAGAGCTCAAAG AGTGTTCAGGTGCAGAGTCTGCAGCTGCCTCACAGTTTATTTTgggaaggacagaagagaagcaggaTTCTGTCACTACTGCTGCTCC TAGAGGGTATGCCTATGTCAGATTTGGTGAGCAAGGTGATCAGATGAGGGCACTGCAAGACTGCCAGAACGCACCAGGTCTGGGGGGAAAAGGAATCCGGCTGAGCATAGGAATTTCTAAAAG actgaaagcagaattgCAGCGGTACCAGTCATACAACTATAATGATTATTGCCAAGATTACCAGAACTACTACTCGCAGAGGAGTTACGATGCTTACGCTGACTACAACTACAGCTCCTATGCTCCCTATGACAGCATGCAAGCTGTTGGAGACTGCTCTTTAGGAGATTCTTTAATGGCTCCAGCTGTTTTTGAG gaatCTTCAGTTATGACTGCAATCGGTGATGACCTAATTACTGACGGTAATAAGGGTTCTATCATTGTCACTTGA
- the LOC136790903 gene encoding nuclear pore complex protein Nup153-like isoform X1 — MVNCLVCLTEGPTPVTSSSASAFSAPSGEFLDLDKFKKPEGSWDWETCLVQNKAEATKCVACESAKPSTKAELKECSGAESAAASQFILGRTEEKQDSVTTAAPRGYAYVRFGEQGDQMRALQDCQNAPGLGGKGIRLSIGISKRLKAELQRYQSYNYNDYCQDYQNYYSQRSYDAYADYNYSSYAPYDSMQAVGDCSLGDSLMAPAVFEVKIVHACCKENISQIIRCTDLCESAKRIRS, encoded by the exons ATGGTTAACTGTCTTGTTTGTCTCACAGAGGGTCCAACACCTGTGACCAGTAGCAGtgcatctgcattttctgctccttctggaGAATTTCTGGATTTAGACAAATTCAAGAAGCCTGAAGGAAGCTGGGATTGGGAGACCTGCTTggttcaaaacaaagcagaggccACGAAGTGTGTAGCCTGTGAAAGTGCAAAGCCAAGCACCAAAGCAGAGCTCAAAG AGTGTTCAGGTGCAGAGTCTGCAGCTGCCTCACAGTTTATTTTgggaaggacagaagagaagcaggaTTCTGTCACTACTGCTGCTCC TAGAGGGTATGCCTATGTCAGATTTGGTGAGCAAGGTGATCAGATGAGGGCACTGCAAGACTGCCAGAACGCACCAGGTCTGGGGGGAAAAGGAATCCGGCTGAGCATAGGAATTTCTAAAAG actgaaagcagaattgCAGCGGTACCAGTCATACAACTATAATGATTATTGCCAAGATTACCAGAACTACTACTCGCAGAGGAGTTACGATGCTTACGCTGACTACAACTACAGCTCCTATGCTCCCTATGACAGCATGCAAGCTGTTGGAGACTGCTCTTTAGGAGATTCTTTAATGGCTCCAGCTGTTTTTGAGGTAAAGATAGTGCACGCttgctgtaaagaaaatatttcacagataaTACGTTGTACAGATTTGTGTGAATCAGCAAAAAGAATCCGAAGttga
- the LOC136790903 gene encoding E3 SUMO-protein ligase RanBP2-like isoform X3, giving the protein MVNCLVCLTEGPTPVTSSSASAFSAPSGEFLDLDKFKKPEGSWDWETCLVQNKAEATKCVACESAKPSTKAELKECSGAESAAASQFILGRTEEKQDSVTTAAPLKAELQRYQSYNYNDYCQDYQNYYSQRSYDAYADYNYSSYAPYDSMQAVGDCSLGDSLMAPAVFEVKIVHACCKENISQIIRCTDLCESAKRIRS; this is encoded by the exons ATGGTTAACTGTCTTGTTTGTCTCACAGAGGGTCCAACACCTGTGACCAGTAGCAGtgcatctgcattttctgctccttctggaGAATTTCTGGATTTAGACAAATTCAAGAAGCCTGAAGGAAGCTGGGATTGGGAGACCTGCTTggttcaaaacaaagcagaggccACGAAGTGTGTAGCCTGTGAAAGTGCAAAGCCAAGCACCAAAGCAGAGCTCAAAG AGTGTTCAGGTGCAGAGTCTGCAGCTGCCTCACAGTTTATTTTgggaaggacagaagagaagcaggaTTCTGTCACTACTGCTGCTCC actgaaagcagaattgCAGCGGTACCAGTCATACAACTATAATGATTATTGCCAAGATTACCAGAACTACTACTCGCAGAGGAGTTACGATGCTTACGCTGACTACAACTACAGCTCCTATGCTCCCTATGACAGCATGCAAGCTGTTGGAGACTGCTCTTTAGGAGATTCTTTAATGGCTCCAGCTGTTTTTGAGGTAAAGATAGTGCACGCttgctgtaaagaaaatatttcacagataaTACGTTGTACAGATTTGTGTGAATCAGCAAAAAGAATCCGAAGttga